Proteins from one Oryza sativa Japonica Group chromosome 12, ASM3414082v1 genomic window:
- the LOC4351641 gene encoding O-fucosyltransferase 9, which yields MSVALYARGGGCGAKAAAARRSGRGGGGRRRAAVVLLLALAYVAGLLVFVLAGGGGVGVGGRVEVGREVGVMTVASLRRRRAAAAAAPQPGSVYRSHLVFERLWPDIRDDASSASAAASSLSSTSWRRSMLMTSHYQNPGELWMPCVNRKLIRPELPPSNGYLMIEANGGLNQQRLSICDAVAVASLLNATLVIPAFHFNSVWRDHSKFGDIFDEDHFIETLKEHVRVVKELPVDVLTRFDHNISSIPNMRTKAYSSPNHYMQKVLPKLLELGAVRIAPFSNRLAQSVPSNLQALRCFVNYQALRFAEPIRVLAEDMVERMVKRSTLTGGKFVSVHLRFEEDMVAFSCCTYDGGLKEKTEMENARERSWRGKFHRHGRVINPEANRRDGKCPLTPLEVGMMLRGMGFDNTTSLYVASGKIYNAEKYMAPLRQMFPLLATKDTLALPEELAEFEGHSSRLAALDYSVCLPSEVFVTTQGGNFPHFLMGHRRYLFGGNARTIKPDKRKLVLSFDDPNIRWNRFKRHMQDILHHSDMRGTALRKPNDSIYTFPMPECMCQQDGMM from the exons ATGTCGGTGGCGCTGTACGCGCGTGGGGGTGGCTGCGGCGCGAAGGCGGCCGCAGCGCGGCGCTCggggcgcggcggtggtgggcggaGGCGCGCCGCGGTCGTGCTGCTGCTCGCGCTGGCGTACGTGGCGGGGCTGCTCGTGTTCGTGCTTGCGGGAGGCGGTGGTGTTGGAGTTGGAGGGCGCGTGGAGGTGGGGCGAGAGGTGGGGGTGATGACGGTGGCCTCGCtccggaggcggcgcgccgcggcggcggcggcgccgcagccCGGGTCGGTGTACCGCAGCCACCTCGTGTTCGAGCGGCTCTGGCCGGACATCCGCGACGACgccagctccgcctccgccgccgcctcgtcgctcTCCTCCACTTCTTGGCGTCGCAGCATG TTGATGACATCGCACTATCAGAATCCTGGGGAGCTATGGATGCCTTGTGTCAACAGGAAGCTGATTCGACCAG AGTTGCCACCTTCAAATGGTTATCTCATGATCGAAGCGAATGGTGGTCTGAATCAACAGCGTCTTTCG ATCTGTGATGCAGTTGCTGTGGCCAGTTTGCTTAATGCAACTCTTGTGATCCCAGCATTTCATTTTAATAGTGTTTGGCGTGATCATAG CAAATTTGGTGACATCTTTGACGAAGACCATTTTATTGAGACACTCAAAGAACATGTTAGAGTTGTGAAGGAATTACCTGTAGATGTTTTGACGCGCTTCGATCATAATATCAGCAGCATACCAAATATGAGAACTAAGGCCTATTCATCTCCAAATCACTATATGCAGAAGGTGCTTCCGAAATTGCTGGAGTTAGG GGCTGTGCGAATTGCCCCATTCTCAAATAGACTGGCACAATCAGTTCCATCAAATCTCCAGGCCTTGAGATGTTTTGTTAACTACCAAGCGTTGAGATTTGCTGAGCCAATAAGAGTTCTCGCAGAGGATATGGTTGAAAGGATGGTAAAACGGAGTACTTTGACTGGTGGGAAGTTTGTATCAGTACATCTTCGCTTCGAAGAG GATATGGTAGCTTTTTCATGCTGTACATATGATGGTGGCTTGAAGGAGAAAACTGAAATGGAAAATGCTCGTGAAAGAAGCTGGAGAGGAAAGTTTCATCGGCATGGTCGAGTGATCAATCCTGAGGCAAACAGAAGAGATGGAAAATGTCCTCTTACTCCTCTAGAG GTTGGTATGATGCTGCGGGGCATGGGATTTGACAATACCACCTCCCTCTATGTTGCTTCTGGTAAAATATACAATGCTGAAAAATACATGGCACCGCTTCGACAGATGTTCCCTCTTTTGGCAACAAAGGATACTCTTGCTTTGCCTGAAGAGCTTGCTGAGTTTGAG GGGCACTCATCTCGATTAGCGGCATTAGATTACTCGGTCTGTCTTCCGAGTGAGGTCTTTGTGACAACTCAAGGTGGGAACTTCCCTCACTTTCTGATGGGGCACAGGCGCTACCTGTTTGGCGGGAATGCAAGGACAATAAAGCCAGACAAACGGAAGCTGGTTTTATCTTTCGATGATCCGAATATCAG ATGGAATCGGTTCAAGCGCCACATGCAGGATATACTACACCATAGTGACATGAGGGGCACTGCATTGAGGAAACCCAATGATTCCATATACACCTTCCCAATGCCTGAATGTATGTGCCAGCAAGATGGGATGATGTAG